The proteins below come from a single Micropterus dolomieu isolate WLL.071019.BEF.003 ecotype Adirondacks linkage group LG05, ASM2129224v1, whole genome shotgun sequence genomic window:
- the mcoln2 gene encoding mucolipin-2 — protein MELLVRYLDRRNSISSVMTQDIVKDENLRDDLRYYFMSPCEKYRARRHIPWKLGVQILKIAMITTQLILFGLNNQLVVSYKEENMMALKNLFLKDYSGVDEDDYSVAVYTQHGVYESLFYVLDQYSQLDRLSVGAISYAEDEEGKLLPLTICKEYYKRGSVEPSNEAYDIDAQLETVCMSHEPKTANQWKTQNSSFFDLDFYRLVDIKLTFQLKGINLQTVSSRELPDCYSFYVTITFDNQCHSGKVKILLDIDARSYACRDWKISGTAQKNTHYLLVFDGFVILVCLTSAVLCTRSIVLAVRLLQRFSRFLHENYNRKVCEDDQGEFLNGWYVLVIVSDLLAIIGSILKMEIQAKSLTSYDVCSIFLGTSTLMVWVGVIRYLGYFQKYNVLILTMKAAFPKVLRFCCCAGMIYLGYTFCGWIVLGPYHEKFEGLSRVAECLFSLLNGDDMFTTFAQLKDKNTLVWLFSRAYLYSFISLFIYMVLSLFIALITDAYETIKNYQKEGFPLTDLQKFLRVQKDVFVAEESSQTDLPHKHSVFCCCQRVPENDDVILIS, from the exons ATGGAATTATTGGTTCGATATCTTGACAGGAGAAATTCTATAAg CTCTGTCATGACTCAAGATATTGTCAAAGATGAGAACCTGAGAGATGACCTGAGGTATTACTTCATGAGCCCGTGTGAGAAGTACCGGGCCCGACGACACATACCCTGGAAGCTTGGGGTGCAGATCCTGAAAATTGCCATGATCACCACACAA CTCATCCTGTTCGGCCTCAACAACCAGCTAGTGGTGTCCTACAAGGAGGAGAACATGATggccctcaaaaaccttttcctGAAGGACTACAGTGGGGTGGATGAGGACGACTACAGTGTTGCTGTCTACACGCAACATGGTGTCTATGAAAGTCTGTTTTATGTCCTGGATCAG TACAGCCAGTTGGACCGGCTTTCCGTGGGGGCCATCAGTTACGCTGAGGATGAAGAAGGCAAGCTGCTGCCTCTCACCATCTGTAAAGAGTACTACAAGAGAGGCAGCGTGGAGCCCTCAAACGAGGCCTATGACATTGACGCTCAGCTGGAGACGG TTTGCATGTCACATGAACCAAAGACTGCAAACCAGTGGAAAACCCAGAATTCATCCTTTTTTGATCTGGACTTTTACAG GCTAGTTGACATCAAATTAACTTTCCAGCTGAAAGGAATCAACCTTCAGACAGTGAGTTCACGGGAGTTACCCGACTGCTACTCGTTCTACGTTACG ataacatttgacaaccaatGTCACAGTGGAAAAGTGAAAATTCTCCTGGACATCGATGCTCGGAGCTATGCATGCCGAGACTGGAAGATATCTGGGACGG CTCAGAAGAACACACACTATCTTCTGGTGTTTGATGGCTTCGTCATTCTTGTTTGCCTCACGTCAGCCGTGCTGTGCACTCGCTCCATCGTACTGGCTGTCAGGTTGCTCCAG agATTCTCCAGATTCTTGCATGAGAACTACAATCGTAAGGTGTGTGAGGATGACCAGGGGGAGTTCCTGAATGGCTGGTATGTGCTGGTTATTGTCAGCGACCTCCTGGCCATAATTGGATCCATACTAAAGATGGAAATACAAGCAAAG AGCCTAACCAGTTACGATGTGTGCAGTATCTTCCTAGGAACGTCTACATTAATGGTGTGGGTCGGTGTGATCAGGTATCTGGGATACTTCCAGAAATACAAC GTGTTGATTTTAACCATGAAAGCGGCCTTCCCCAAGGTCCTGCGTTTCTGCTGCTGTGCAGGCATGATCTACCTCGGCTACACCTTCTGTGGGTGGATTGTACTGGGGCCATACCATGAGAAG TTTGAGGGCCTGAGTCGTGTAGCAGAGTGCCTATTTTCCCTGTTGAACGGCGACGACATGTTCACCACCTTCGCCCAGCTaaaggacaaaaacactttggtcTGGCTCTTCAGCCGGGCCTACCTCTACTCCTTCATCTCCCTGTTCATCTACATGGTGCTCTCGCTCTTCATCGCCCTCATCACAGACGCCTACGAGACCATCAAG AACTACCAAAAGGAAGGATTCCC
- the clcc1 gene encoding chloride channel CLIC-like protein 1 encodes MLLVVLVCSLSVSLAATGQQTDDDWIDPYDMLNYDSSTKTMRKPAEPTKYDSVPTTRREYTKDSSQAELTSCISQKEELEKKIQLILQQPTCSPVFMRFLRRLQKEIQRVGLPSDSTYTHYDANIKLSRQDMTEIERLLEGEDSWRTGALDNAISQILVDLRPHDREVWRWRFEDTFGVELDTLLKVLLLVLIIVAIICTQLWSTVSWFTQFRRLFAVCFLISIVWNWFYLYKIAFADHQNNIAKMNSVYEKCTGMKKIDWTDSLKEWFRSTLTLQDDPCKKYYEVLVVNPILLVSPTKAFTVTITTLITDPLKHIGQGISEFLVALLKDLPVTLQIPVFLVVMLCVLVLMYGSVQAAFQHGIAAPFRHPRRDPPPLQLEQPQGQLQGIEDFDRLAGGDAPQHAPRHRADDGRLDRNQVHQRRHNRPREERAKVVVVTVRTAESPYSEDDMNDGRREAEQNLSAESDSGNQEELAGASASSVEANTAQSKTKPTDSYSSPSKTKPEEANENLSKDELNRHSVN; translated from the exons CCAACAAAGTATGACAGTGTGCCAACTACAAGAAGAGAGTATACCAAGGACTCCAGCCAGGCTGAGCTGACATCGTGCATCAGTCAG AAGGAAGAACTAGAGAAGAAAATCCAGCTCATTTTACAGCAGCCCACATGCAGTCCAGTATTCATGCGATTCCTTAGGAGACTCCAGAAGGAAATTCAGAGAGTTGGTTTG cCCAGTGACTCTACGTACACTCACTATGATGCAAACATCAAACTGTCCAGACAAGACATGACAGAGATTGAGAGACTTCTGGAGGGTGAAGACAGCTGGAGAACAGGGGCTCTGGACAATGCCATCAGTCAGATACTAGTGGATCTCAGACCACATGACCGTGAGGTTTGGAGGTGGCGTTTTGAAGACACCTTTGGCGTGGAGCTTGACACACTTTTAAAA GTGTTGCTGCTTGTTCTGATCATAGTGGCGATCATATGCACTCAGCTGTGGTCAACGGTGTCCTGGTTCACGCAGTTCAGGAGACTGTTTGCTGTCTGCTTTTTGATCAGCATTGTCTGGAACTGGTTCTATCTGTACAAG attgCCTTTGCTGACCACCAAAACAACATAGCGAAGATGAATTCTGTGTATGAAAAATGCACTGGAATGAAGAAAATTGACTGGACTGATAGCTTGAAAG AGTGGTTCAGAAGCACCTTGACTCTTCAAGATGACCCTTGTAAGAAATACTATGAAGTCCTTGTGGTCAACCCCATTCTGCTGGTATCTCCAACCAAG GCGTTCACAGTTACCATCACAACCCTCATCACAGATCCACTGAAGCACATCGGCCAGGGGATCAGCGAGTTTCTTGTAGCACTCCTCAAAGACCTACCAGTTACCCTGCAGATCCCAGTTTTCCTCGTTgtcatgttgtgtgttttg GTATTAATGTATGGAAGTGTACAGGCAGCTTTCCAGCACGGCATCGCTGCACCTTTCCGCCATCCTCGAAGGGATCCGCCTCCTCTACAGCTGGAGCAACCGCAGGGTCAGCTCCAGGGGATCGAGGACTTTGACCGCTTAGCAGGAGGGGACGCACCACAACATGCCCCGAGGCACCGAGCAGATGATGGCAGATTAGACAGGAACCAGGTTCATCAGAGGCGACACAACAGACCCAGAGAAGAGCGAGCCAAGGTGGTTGTGGTGACAGTACGCACTGCCGAGTCTCCTTACAGTGAGGATGATATGAATGATGGGCGGCGTGAGGCAGAGCAAAATCTCTCTGCTGAGTCCGATTCAGGAAACCAAGAGGAGCTGGCTGGAGCGAGTGCTAGCAGTGTTGAAGCTAACACAGCCCAGTCAAAAACTAAACCTACTGACTCCTATTCATCTCCATCAAAGACTAAACCTGAGGAAGCGAATGAAAACCTTTCTAAAGATGAACTCAACAGACATAGTGTAAACTGA